The following coding sequences are from one Ornithodoros turicata isolate Travis chromosome 1, ASM3712646v1, whole genome shotgun sequence window:
- the LOC135393534 gene encoding uncharacterized protein LOC135393534 encodes MSLGDRQSAPAPSPQPSLAAVAVKLPPFFDRNPSVWFLQAEAQSHLAGITSQRTKFYHVMSALTPSAAYEVYDILANPFPTTPFDQLKQALLQRTTSSSRPPLQQLLSQEELGDRRPSQLLRRMRQLLGDISASLDDTILCELFLQRLPQNLQMVLATAADMSLDQLATLADAVVEVASPTLSAVSSHQPASEPALLPSRSHPQASSDDLSREFRTLASLIAASHAPSTSRRDSSRRRQGRAHHGPRRSRSR; translated from the coding sequence ATGTCACTCGGCGACCGTCAATCTGCTCCGGCCCCTTCACCGCAGCCTTCATTGGCCGCTGTCGCCGTGAAGCTACCACCGTTCTTCGACCGCAATCCTTCGGTATGGTTCTTACAGGCCGAAGCTCAATCCCACCTTGCCGGCATAACTTCCCAACGTACCAAATTTTATCATGTGATGTCAGCCCTTACCCCATCTGCGGCATACGAAGTCTATGACATCCTGGCCAATCCATTCCCCACTACACCTTTCGATCAACTCAAGCAGGCCCTTCTCCAGCGAACAACGTCTTCCAGCCGTCCCCCTCTGCAGCAACTGCTCTCGCAAGAGGAGCTTGGAGATCGCCGCCCCTCTCAGTTGCTACGGCGTATGCGGCAATTGCTGGGCGACATTTCTGCTTCCCTGGATGACACCATTCTTTGTGAACTTTTTCTCCAGAGGCTTCCACAAAACTTGCAAATGGTCCTAGCCACTGCGGCAGACATGTCCCTCGACCAGCTGGCAACGCTTGCCGACGCCGTTGTCGAAGTTGCAAGCCCAACATTGTCCGCGGTGTCCTCCCACCAGCCTGCTTCGGAACCCGCGCTGTTGCCATCGCGCTCGCACCCACAAGCCTCCAGCGATGACCTCTCCCGCGAGTTCCGTACCCTCGCGTCGCTCATAGCCGCCTCCCATGCGCCTTCTACATCACGACGCGATTCCAGTCGGCGACGTCAAGGTCGAGCTCACCACGGTCCAAGACGTTCCCGTTCCCGGTGA